A stretch of Longimicrobium sp. DNA encodes these proteins:
- a CDS encoding DinB family protein: MTTTAAAPVVERPAPDEHAPYYSKYTDLVPDGDVVEHMDRQARETIAFLRGIPSDLHDHRYAEGKWSIKEVIGHIADAERIFAYRALRIARGDQTPLASFDENLYVPAGEFGARAYGSLVDELESVRRATLAFFRSLTPEQARRRGVASSNEVSVRAIAYIIAGHVDHHVRILRERYLGQS; encoded by the coding sequence ATGACGACGACCGCCGCCGCACCCGTGGTCGAGCGCCCCGCGCCCGACGAGCATGCGCCGTACTACTCGAAGTACACCGACCTTGTCCCCGACGGCGACGTGGTGGAGCACATGGACCGCCAGGCGCGCGAGACGATCGCGTTCCTGCGCGGCATCCCCTCGGATCTCCACGACCATCGCTACGCCGAGGGGAAGTGGAGCATCAAGGAGGTGATCGGCCACATCGCCGACGCCGAGCGCATCTTCGCGTACCGCGCGCTGCGGATCGCGCGGGGCGACCAGACGCCGCTGGCCAGCTTCGACGAGAACCTGTACGTGCCCGCCGGCGAGTTCGGCGCGCGCGCCTACGGCTCGCTGGTGGACGAGTTGGAGAGCGTCCGCCGCGCCACGCTGGCGTTCTTCCGCTCGCTGACGCCCGAGCAGGCGCGGCGGCGCGGGGTCGCGAGCAGCAACGAGGTTTCCGTGCGCGCCATCGCGTACATCATCGCGGGGCACGTCGACCACCACGTGCGCATCCTGCGCGAGCGCTATCTCGGCCAGTCGTGA
- a CDS encoding energy transducer TonB, with product MRRILITAAAGLALVASRAPAQSAAADSAAADSVPTVEFEQMNPKPRLRNWPHVRMVMGNEMRRVIRGPDQQWRVDVGVIIEPDGTPSTLVVARSSGNAAVDSAALAVMRASRYTPPRQDGHPVRVRGILPVTFESQPSAADARPYPR from the coding sequence ATGCGCCGCATTCTCATCACCGCCGCCGCCGGGCTGGCGCTCGTTGCTTCGCGAGCGCCGGCGCAGAGCGCCGCCGCCGATTCCGCCGCGGCCGATTCGGTGCCGACGGTGGAATTCGAGCAGATGAATCCGAAGCCACGGCTACGGAACTGGCCGCACGTCCGCATGGTCATGGGCAACGAGATGCGGCGGGTGATTCGCGGCCCCGACCAGCAGTGGCGGGTCGACGTGGGGGTGATCATCGAGCCGGACGGGACGCCGTCCACCCTTGTCGTCGCCCGCTCCAGCGGAAACGCGGCGGTGGACAGCGCCGCGTTGGCGGTCATGCGCGCGAGCCGGTACACGCCTCCGCGGCAGGACGGCCATCCCGTCCGCGTCCGCGGCATCCTGCCGGTCACCTTCGAGTCGCAGCCCTCCGCCGCCGACGCACGACCATATCCGCGCTAG
- a CDS encoding DUF3990 domain-containing protein codes for MEQQSRSRMLYPPARWRNPVIRLYHGTTADAAREIVQSGIAISRGRDERDFGRGFYTTTLQRQARNWAFEVARESGRTRSAAVVQLDLARESLASLATLMFVRGDFHAADYWSFVVHCRNGAVDHGRTSHADGLYDVVVGPIAAFWKQRAAMSDSDQISFHTEAAEAALNSSARVISWTASR; via the coding sequence ATGGAGCAGCAGAGTAGAAGCCGGATGCTCTATCCGCCTGCGCGGTGGAGGAACCCGGTCATCCGGTTGTACCATGGGACGACTGCGGACGCCGCGCGTGAGATCGTCCAGAGCGGCATAGCCATCTCCCGGGGTCGTGACGAGCGAGACTTCGGGCGCGGCTTCTACACGACGACACTTCAGCGTCAGGCGAGGAACTGGGCATTCGAGGTCGCCCGCGAAAGCGGTCGGACCAGGTCGGCGGCGGTGGTTCAGCTTGATCTCGCTCGCGAGTCGCTGGCTTCCCTCGCGACGCTGATGTTCGTGCGTGGGGATTTCCACGCTGCGGATTATTGGAGCTTCGTGGTCCACTGCCGTAACGGTGCGGTGGACCACGGCCGAACGAGCCATGCGGACGGCCTGTACGACGTCGTAGTCGGTCCGATCGCTGCGTTCTGGAAACAGCGCGCTGCGATGTCGGACTCCGACCAGATCAGCTTCCACACCGAGGCGGCAGAGGCCGCACTGAACTCCAGCGCGCGCGTGATCTCATGGACAGCAAGCCGCTGA
- the accC gene encoding acetyl-CoA carboxylase biotin carboxylase subunit, which yields MFDKILVANRGEIALRVIRAAHELGVRAVAVYSEADRLSPHVLAADEAVCIGPAPSAQSYLRGDAIIDVARRTGAQAIHPGYGFLSERAPFIQAVRDAGLVFIGPSPDAVTAMGDKTAARARMIEAGVPVVPGTAEPLRDAAEARRVAAEVGYPVLLKAAAGGGGKGMRVVQTEDEIERAFEAAGNEAQAAFGDRSVYIEKFLEGPRHIEIQLLADRHGTTLHLGERECSIQRRHQKLIEEAPSAVLTPEERSAMGQMAVAAARAVGYEGAGTVECLYQDGAYYFLEMNTRIQVEHPVTELVTGIDLVQWQIRIAAGEKLPWTQDDVRFTGHAIECRITSEDPFNSFLPSTGRIGELTLPSGPGVRWDGGIATGVEVGLSYDPMLAKLIVYAPTRIEAVERMKRALLELRVDGVDTSVPFHLRVMDEPDFRAGRLDIRYLEKHDGLLSAAPSDDDVRVAALAAALLEEERRQMRTVAKPSGAAPSTGASGWRQMGWRGR from the coding sequence GTGTTCGACAAGATCCTGGTTGCCAACCGCGGCGAGATCGCGCTGCGGGTGATCCGCGCGGCGCACGAGCTGGGCGTGCGCGCGGTGGCCGTGTACTCCGAGGCCGACCGCCTCAGCCCGCACGTGCTCGCCGCCGACGAGGCGGTGTGCATCGGCCCGGCGCCGAGCGCGCAGAGCTACCTGCGCGGCGACGCCATCATCGACGTCGCCCGGCGCACCGGCGCGCAGGCCATCCACCCCGGCTACGGCTTCCTCAGCGAGCGCGCGCCGTTCATCCAGGCGGTGCGCGACGCGGGACTGGTCTTCATCGGCCCGTCGCCCGACGCCGTTACCGCGATGGGCGACAAGACGGCGGCGCGCGCCCGGATGATCGAGGCGGGCGTCCCCGTCGTCCCCGGCACCGCGGAGCCGCTGCGGGACGCGGCCGAGGCGCGGCGGGTGGCGGCGGAGGTGGGGTATCCCGTGCTGCTGAAGGCGGCGGCCGGCGGGGGCGGGAAGGGGATGCGCGTGGTCCAGACCGAGGACGAGATCGAGCGCGCGTTCGAGGCGGCGGGGAACGAGGCGCAGGCGGCGTTCGGCGATCGGTCCGTCTACATCGAGAAGTTCCTCGAGGGGCCGCGCCACATCGAGATCCAGCTGCTGGCCGACCGCCACGGCACCACGCTGCACCTGGGCGAGCGCGAGTGCTCCATCCAGCGCCGCCACCAGAAGCTGATCGAGGAGGCGCCGTCGGCCGTGCTCACCCCCGAGGAGAGGTCGGCGATGGGGCAGATGGCCGTGGCCGCGGCCCGCGCGGTGGGCTACGAGGGCGCGGGAACGGTGGAGTGCCTGTACCAGGACGGCGCCTACTACTTCCTGGAGATGAACACGCGCATCCAGGTGGAGCACCCGGTGACCGAGCTGGTCACGGGGATCGACCTGGTGCAGTGGCAGATCCGCATCGCCGCGGGCGAAAAGCTGCCGTGGACGCAGGATGACGTGCGCTTCACCGGCCACGCCATCGAGTGCCGCATCACCTCCGAGGACCCGTTCAACTCCTTCCTCCCCTCCACCGGCCGCATCGGCGAGCTGACGCTGCCCTCCGGGCCGGGCGTTCGCTGGGACGGGGGGATCGCGACGGGGGTGGAGGTGGGGCTTTCGTACGATCCCATGCTGGCCAAGCTGATCGTGTACGCGCCCACGCGCATCGAGGCGGTGGAGCGGATGAAGCGCGCGCTGCTGGAGCTGCGCGTGGACGGCGTAGACACCAGCGTCCCCTTCCACCTGCGGGTGATGGACGAGCCGGATTTCCGCGCGGGGCGGCTGGACATCAGGTACCTGGAGAAGCACGACGGTCTCCTCTCCGCCGCGCCGTCGGACGACGATGTCCGCGTGGCCGCGCTGGCGGCGGCGCTGCTGGAGGAGGAGCGCCGGCAGATGCGCACCGTCGCGAAGCCGTCCGGCGCCGCGCCGTCGACAGGTGCGAGCGGGTGGCGGCAGATGGGGTGGAGAGGGCGGTGA
- a CDS encoding acyl-CoA carboxylase subunit beta, which produces MSMREKLEHLDELRRQAEMGGGEKRIRQQHERGKLTARERLDVLLDEGSFVELDRFVVHRATDFGLANEKYLGDGVVTGYGTIHGRLVYVFSQDFTVFGGSLSEAHAEKVVKIMDLALKNGAPVIGLNDSGGARIQEGVVSLGGYADIFLRNTLASGVIPQVSAILGPCAGGAVYSPAITDFIYMVQGTSYMFVTGPNVVKTVTHEDVTMEELGGAATHAARSGVAHFAVKSEVECLHRIRHLFEFIPQNNAEDPPFKPTDDPADRADEELLDVVPDNPNKPYDMHDVIRRVVDDGEFYEVHADYAGNILCGFAHVGGRSIGIVANQPAVLAGVLDIDASVKAARFVRFCDAFNVPLLTFEDVPGFLPGVAQEHGGIIRHGAKLLYAFCEATVPKVTIITRKAYGGAYDVMSSKHIRGDVNYAWPTAEIAVMGAKGAVEILYRREIGAAADPAAEAAGKQKEYEDRFANPFAAAARGYVDDVIDPRETRARVVSAFEMLRNKRDSNPPKKHGNIPL; this is translated from the coding sequence ATGTCGATGCGGGAAAAGCTGGAGCACTTGGACGAGCTGCGCCGCCAGGCCGAGATGGGCGGCGGCGAGAAGCGCATCAGGCAGCAGCACGAGCGCGGCAAGCTGACCGCGCGCGAGCGGCTGGACGTGCTGCTGGACGAAGGGAGCTTCGTGGAGCTCGACCGCTTCGTGGTGCACCGCGCCACCGACTTCGGGCTGGCCAACGAGAAGTACCTGGGCGACGGCGTGGTCACCGGCTACGGGACGATCCACGGGCGCCTGGTCTACGTCTTCTCGCAGGACTTCACCGTGTTCGGCGGCTCGCTCAGCGAGGCGCACGCGGAGAAGGTCGTGAAGATCATGGACCTGGCGCTGAAGAACGGCGCGCCGGTGATCGGACTGAACGACTCGGGCGGCGCGCGCATCCAGGAAGGCGTGGTCTCCCTCGGCGGCTACGCCGACATCTTCCTGCGCAACACGCTCGCGTCCGGCGTGATCCCCCAGGTCAGCGCCATCCTGGGCCCGTGCGCGGGCGGCGCGGTGTACTCGCCCGCCATCACCGACTTCATCTACATGGTGCAGGGGACGAGCTACATGTTCGTCACCGGGCCCAACGTGGTGAAGACGGTGACGCACGAGGACGTGACGATGGAGGAGCTGGGCGGCGCCGCCACGCACGCGGCCAGGAGCGGCGTGGCGCACTTCGCGGTGAAGAGCGAGGTGGAGTGCCTGCACCGCATCCGCCACCTCTTCGAGTTCATCCCGCAGAACAACGCCGAGGACCCGCCCTTCAAGCCGACGGACGATCCCGCGGACCGGGCCGACGAGGAGCTGCTCGACGTCGTTCCCGACAACCCCAACAAGCCGTACGACATGCACGACGTCATCCGCCGCGTGGTGGACGACGGCGAGTTCTACGAGGTGCACGCCGACTACGCGGGGAACATCCTCTGCGGCTTCGCGCACGTGGGCGGGCGGTCGATCGGCATCGTGGCCAACCAGCCGGCCGTCCTGGCGGGCGTCCTGGACATCGACGCGAGCGTGAAGGCGGCGCGCTTCGTCCGCTTCTGCGACGCGTTCAACGTGCCGCTGCTGACCTTCGAGGACGTCCCCGGCTTCCTCCCGGGCGTGGCGCAGGAGCACGGGGGGATCATCCGCCACGGCGCCAAGCTGCTCTACGCCTTCTGCGAGGCCACGGTGCCGAAGGTCACCATCATCACCCGCAAGGCCTACGGCGGGGCGTACGACGTGATGAGCTCCAAGCACATCCGTGGCGACGTGAACTATGCGTGGCCCACGGCGGAGATCGCCGTCATGGGCGCCAAGGGCGCGGTGGAGATCCTGTACCGCCGCGAGATCGGCGCGGCCGCGGACCCCGCGGCCGAGGCGGCGGGGAAGCAGAAGGAGTACGAGGACCGCTTCGCCAACCCGTTCGCGGCCGCCGCGCGCGGCTACGTGGACGACGTCATCGACCCGCGCGAGACGCGCGCGCGCGTGGTCAGCGCCTTCGAGATGCTCCGCAACAAGCGCGATTCCAACCCGCCGAAGAAGCACGGTAACATCCCGCTGTAG
- a CDS encoding energy transducer TonB produces the protein MINSSPLQAIRGAGRMVALAGTFALAFAASPVHAQMAPLDKRIWDAEQVTQKPVLVNAQAVGRMISHSYPRQLLDSGVPGMVTLELTLGTNGQVEQVAVVDASRREFGDVARGLARAMRFTPAKVDGEVVRSRVTVPVEFMLVSY, from the coding sequence ATGATCAACTCCTCGCCGCTGCAGGCGATTCGCGGGGCCGGCCGCATGGTCGCGCTGGCCGGTACCTTCGCCCTGGCGTTTGCCGCCTCCCCCGTGCACGCGCAGATGGCGCCGCTCGACAAGCGCATCTGGGACGCCGAGCAGGTGACGCAGAAGCCCGTCCTCGTCAACGCGCAGGCCGTGGGGCGGATGATCTCCCACAGCTATCCGCGGCAGCTCCTCGACTCCGGCGTCCCGGGGATGGTGACGCTCGAGTTGACGCTGGGGACGAACGGCCAGGTGGAGCAGGTGGCGGTGGTCGACGCATCCCGCCGCGAGTTCGGCGACGTGGCGCGCGGCCTCGCCCGGGCGATGCGCTTCACGCCGGCGAAGGTGGATGGCGAGGTGGTGCGCTCGCGCGTGACGGTGCCGGTGGAGTTCATGCTGGTGTCGTACTGA
- a CDS encoding DUF262 domain-containing protein, which translates to MPALYNPEKRTIGQLLTMTNPPIVVPQWQRNYSWTVSEVETFWKDLLGFDRLYPDNNIEDQEYFLGSLVIVDQNTTHLLLDGQQRLATAAILLSVIRDFLARYSKDAALRTSTRYLMDYDDAQNRNIYKLTLNRYDRDFFRREILEYRDADYVAPNPQLESHRLIRKAREFFEKQFQQHYDQLRDGEAAQRWALRIQKVLIHHLSVVAVFSTDEENASTVFETLNDRGIGLSTPDLVRNLLLRRAAEHQRDEIIELWRVVLEIEADAKLNTFLRHYWISREGDVKSQSLYREMRDAVIDQNIDSLALSRQLHDSSLVYRDIVNAKDDDEDVRAMLADVNALGATMLYPAIMSANERLEPGDFKMVLRALLVTFVRHSVIGGLDNSQLETVVYEISRRLDDDLTPAAAVAWLRDFAPDDELLIRMFEGASLPKTAFARYVLKEIELLLRETEELTVATPSRVHVEHVYPQNPPADRRWENHFSALNRIGNLTLLARSLNTAIRNADFPTKKPRYQESNLLVTRDLLNYEEWNWDTVQERQKRLASFAPEIWRYPDIEQPGQAE; encoded by the coding sequence ATGCCGGCTCTCTACAATCCAGAAAAGCGGACCATTGGTCAGCTGCTCACGATGACGAATCCTCCGATTGTAGTTCCGCAGTGGCAACGGAACTACAGTTGGACCGTTTCGGAAGTCGAAACATTTTGGAAAGATTTACTGGGCTTTGACCGTCTTTATCCAGATAATAACATCGAAGATCAAGAGTATTTTCTTGGCTCGCTCGTAATTGTTGATCAGAACACAACGCACTTGCTCCTTGACGGCCAGCAGCGCCTCGCGACCGCCGCAATCCTGTTATCGGTAATTCGCGACTTTCTCGCACGTTACAGCAAGGATGCAGCGCTCCGGACATCCACGCGGTATTTGATGGATTATGATGATGCCCAGAATCGGAACATCTACAAGTTGACCCTAAACAGGTACGATCGGGACTTCTTTCGGCGAGAAATCCTTGAGTACCGCGATGCGGACTACGTAGCTCCGAATCCACAACTCGAATCACATCGGCTTATCCGCAAGGCGCGGGAATTCTTCGAAAAGCAATTTCAGCAGCATTATGACCAGTTGCGGGATGGAGAGGCCGCGCAGCGATGGGCACTTCGCATCCAAAAGGTCCTGATCCATCATCTATCTGTGGTGGCCGTTTTCTCGACTGATGAGGAGAACGCATCGACGGTTTTTGAAACCTTGAACGATAGAGGGATTGGGCTGTCTACACCCGATCTCGTTCGGAATCTACTGCTTCGGCGCGCCGCGGAGCATCAGCGCGACGAGATCATCGAGCTTTGGAGAGTTGTGCTCGAGATTGAAGCCGATGCGAAGCTCAACACATTCCTACGGCACTATTGGATCTCTCGCGAGGGCGATGTCAAGAGTCAGAGTCTTTACCGAGAGATGCGTGATGCCGTTATCGATCAAAACATTGACAGTTTGGCGCTATCACGGCAGTTACACGATTCGTCGCTTGTGTATCGTGATATCGTGAATGCAAAGGATGATGATGAAGATGTTCGTGCCATGCTGGCTGACGTGAACGCACTTGGCGCGACGATGTTGTATCCAGCAATCATGAGCGCCAATGAGCGACTTGAGCCGGGTGATTTCAAGATGGTGCTCCGCGCTCTTCTTGTTACGTTCGTTCGCCATAGCGTCATCGGCGGCTTGGATAATAGCCAACTTGAGACTGTGGTTTACGAGATCTCGCGCAGGTTGGATGATGATCTCACACCAGCCGCTGCAGTCGCTTGGCTTCGTGATTTTGCTCCGGACGATGAGTTGTTGATCCGAATGTTCGAGGGCGCGAGCCTGCCCAAGACAGCTTTCGCCCGGTACGTATTGAAGGAGATCGAACTGCTCCTCCGAGAAACCGAGGAACTCACTGTGGCCACACCGAGCCGAGTGCACGTAGAACACGTCTATCCGCAAAATCCACCAGCAGATCGACGGTGGGAGAACCATTTCTCTGCGTTAAACCGAATTGGGAACCTCACGTTACTCGCGCGAAGCCTAAACACCGCGATCCGGAATGCAGACTTTCCAACGAAGAAGCCAAGGTATCAAGAGTCTAACCTTCTCGTTACGCGAGACTTGCTGAATTATGAAGAATGGAACTGGGACACCGTGCAGGAACGTCAGAAGCGTCTAGCTTCGTTCGCTCCTGAGATTTGGCGGTATCCTGATATAGAACAGCCCGGCCAAGCTGAATAA
- a CDS encoding DUF4184 family protein — MPVTPAHAAAAWPLHRAMPRLPLAALVIGTWAPDLEYVLHLEARGKFGHTPAGLVVFCLPATLVLWAVWRALIRPALTQLLPPALRRAAEAPPPGRHSDVLPLAVFAALIGAATHILWDGFTHPGGWAVALIPALERPAFGLWWLPWFSVLQHISSVVGCAIVAIWIGRELRRHPAEARRMPPGERARLLRVAAFVAAVTLLAGGINALFARGFAPRLGRAAVGGMLGLGIALAAYGVFARWRAGETPRGIS; from the coding sequence ATGCCCGTCACGCCCGCACACGCCGCCGCGGCCTGGCCGCTCCATCGCGCCATGCCGCGGCTGCCGCTGGCGGCGCTGGTGATCGGCACGTGGGCGCCGGACCTGGAGTACGTGCTGCACCTGGAGGCTCGCGGCAAGTTCGGCCACACGCCCGCGGGCCTCGTCGTCTTCTGCCTTCCCGCCACCCTCGTGCTGTGGGCGGTCTGGCGCGCGCTGATCCGGCCGGCGCTGACGCAGTTGCTGCCACCCGCGCTCCGCCGCGCGGCAGAGGCGCCGCCGCCCGGGCGACACTCGGACGTGCTCCCGCTGGCGGTGTTCGCGGCGCTGATCGGCGCGGCCACGCACATCCTGTGGGACGGCTTCACGCATCCCGGTGGCTGGGCGGTCGCGCTGATTCCGGCGCTGGAGCGGCCGGCATTCGGACTCTGGTGGCTGCCGTGGTTTTCGGTGCTGCAGCACATCAGCTCCGTCGTGGGCTGCGCGATCGTGGCGATCTGGATCGGCCGCGAGCTGCGCCGCCATCCCGCCGAGGCGCGGCGGATGCCCCCGGGTGAGCGCGCGCGGCTGCTGCGCGTCGCCGCGTTCGTCGCGGCGGTGACGTTGCTCGCTGGCGGCATCAACGCGCTCTTCGCGCGCGGGTTCGCGCCGCGGCTGGGGCGCGCCGCCGTCGGAGGGATGCTGGGGCTCGGGATCGCTCTCGCGGCGTACGGCGTCTTCGCGCGCTGGAGGGCGGGGGAGACGCCGCGCGGCATCTCCTGA
- a CDS encoding class I SAM-dependent RNA methyltransferase, producing MRIDSIAAGGEGVGRLADGRVTFVHRTAPGDLAEIALTERKERWTRGRLLRVVEPSPDRREPPCRFYARCGGCTLEHVSYDAQLRAKARIVADALTRIGGMATEPPEVVPSPSEFRYRNRVSFALRRAEHGRVEAGFHALGAPDEIVDLDGSCLLPEESIARVWDALRAAWGPDAQRLPSGERLRLTLRANAAGEVSLLVEGGYSPGRPEELIGAVPGLVSIWHRPGEAAPELIAGAPGLPETWGDETVELSGAAFLQVNRGAAALLESHVADLAGDVAGMRIVDAYCGVGFHARRFARAGAQVVGIELDPQAVEEAVRAAPEGARFVEGPVEELIRAELPADLVVLNPPRAGVHAEVAAALAEMPAARVIYISCNPATLARDLKRIGETYRLESVRSFDLFPQTAHVETVVLLAAAS from the coding sequence GTGCGCATCGACTCCATCGCCGCGGGCGGCGAGGGCGTGGGGCGGCTGGCGGACGGGCGCGTGACCTTCGTGCACCGCACCGCGCCGGGGGACCTGGCGGAGATCGCGCTGACGGAGCGGAAGGAGAGGTGGACGCGCGGACGGCTGCTGCGCGTGGTCGAGCCGTCTCCCGATCGCCGCGAGCCGCCGTGCCGGTTCTACGCGCGGTGCGGCGGGTGCACGCTGGAGCACGTCTCCTACGACGCGCAGCTCCGCGCCAAGGCGCGCATCGTGGCGGACGCGCTGACGCGCATCGGCGGGATGGCGACGGAGCCGCCGGAGGTGGTGCCATCTCCCTCCGAGTTCCGTTACCGCAACCGCGTCTCCTTCGCGCTGCGGCGGGCGGAGCACGGGCGGGTGGAGGCGGGCTTCCACGCGCTCGGCGCGCCGGACGAGATCGTGGACCTCGACGGATCGTGCCTGCTCCCGGAGGAGTCGATCGCGCGCGTGTGGGACGCGCTGCGGGCGGCGTGGGGGCCGGACGCGCAGCGGCTGCCGAGTGGCGAGAGGCTGCGGCTGACGCTGCGCGCGAACGCCGCGGGCGAGGTGTCGCTGCTGGTGGAGGGCGGCTATTCGCCCGGTCGGCCGGAGGAGCTGATCGGCGCGGTGCCGGGCCTCGTCTCCATCTGGCACCGCCCCGGCGAGGCGGCGCCGGAGCTGATCGCCGGCGCGCCGGGGCTGCCCGAGACGTGGGGCGACGAGACGGTGGAGCTCTCCGGTGCCGCGTTCCTGCAGGTGAACCGCGGCGCGGCGGCCCTGCTGGAGTCGCACGTCGCCGACCTGGCGGGGGACGTCGCGGGGATGCGGATCGTGGACGCGTACTGCGGTGTCGGTTTCCACGCCCGCCGCTTCGCCCGCGCGGGCGCGCAGGTGGTGGGGATCGAGCTGGACCCGCAGGCGGTGGAGGAGGCCGTCCGCGCGGCGCCGGAGGGCGCGCGCTTCGTCGAGGGGCCCGTCGAGGAGCTGATCCGCGCGGAGCTGCCGGCGGACCTGGTCGTCCTCAACCCCCCGCGCGCCGGCGTGCATGCCGAGGTGGCGGCGGCGCTGGCGGAGATGCCGGCCGCGCGCGTGATCTACATCTCCTGCAACCCCGCCACGCTGGCGCGCGACCTGAAGCGGATCGGCGAGACGTATCGCCTCGAGTCCGTCCGCTCGTTCGACCTCTTCCCGCAGACGGCGCACGTGGAAACCGTCGTGCTGCTGGCGGCTGCTTCGTAG
- a CDS encoding biotin/lipoyl-containing protein, translating into MRYFVTIAGRTVEVDLTGHTPVVDGTPVEAQMALLPGTHVRSLTVDGRSHTLAAKPGDRRGRWQIALGRERFTVDAVDERTRAIREMTGGDEAEVEKVVAAPMPGLVVKIEVEVGQTVKAGQGVIIVEAMKMENELKAPADGVVAKVLVQERQTVDKGATLIVFE; encoded by the coding sequence ATGCGCTACTTCGTGACGATTGCCGGCCGCACCGTGGAGGTGGACCTGACCGGCCACACGCCGGTGGTGGACGGCACGCCCGTGGAGGCGCAGATGGCGCTGCTTCCCGGCACCCACGTGCGCAGCCTGACGGTGGACGGCCGCAGCCACACGCTCGCCGCGAAGCCCGGCGACCGGCGCGGTCGGTGGCAGATCGCGCTGGGCCGCGAGCGCTTCACGGTCGACGCGGTCGACGAGCGCACCCGCGCCATCCGCGAGATGACCGGCGGCGACGAGGCCGAGGTGGAGAAGGTGGTCGCCGCGCCGATGCCCGGGCTGGTGGTGAAGATCGAGGTTGAGGTGGGGCAGACGGTGAAGGCCGGCCAGGGCGTGATCATCGTCGAGGCGATGAAGATGGAGAACGAGCTGAAGGCGCCCGCCGACGGCGTCGTCGCCAAGGTGCTGGTCCAGGAGCGCCAGACGGTGGACAAGGGCGCGACGCTGATCGTCTTCGAGTAG
- a CDS encoding dCMP deaminase family protein, producing the protein MPEHRRPGTHEYFMGIALAVRSRADCTGNRVGAVIVKDRRIVSTGYNGTPENMPNCSEGGCHRCAHREQYASGTGYDLCICVHAEQNALLAAARFGIAVEGSTVYTTMRPCFGCTKELLQAHVEAVWFLHDWVHPDPHYQAEYERLQGRFPEGIRHLEMEDPDAEWAITSRRVAAGRPDETGHGAA; encoded by the coding sequence ATGCCTGAGCACCGGCGGCCGGGGACGCACGAGTACTTCATGGGGATCGCGCTGGCGGTGCGCAGCCGGGCGGACTGCACCGGCAACCGTGTGGGCGCGGTAATCGTGAAGGACCGGCGCATCGTGAGCACCGGCTACAACGGCACGCCCGAGAACATGCCCAACTGCAGCGAGGGCGGCTGCCACCGCTGCGCGCATCGCGAGCAGTACGCAAGCGGCACGGGCTACGACCTGTGCATCTGCGTGCACGCCGAGCAGAACGCGCTGCTGGCGGCGGCGCGCTTCGGGATCGCGGTGGAGGGGTCAACGGTCTATACGACCATGCGCCCGTGCTTCGGCTGCACCAAGGAGTTGCTGCAGGCGCACGTGGAGGCCGTGTGGTTCCTGCACGACTGGGTGCATCCCGATCCGCACTACCAGGCCGAGTACGAGCGCCTGCAGGGCCGCTTCCCCGAAGGCATCCGCCACCTGGAGATGGAGGATCCGGACGCGGAGTGGGCCATCACGTCGCGGCGTGTAGCGGCGGGGAGGCCGGACGAGACGGGGCACGGGGCGGCGTGA
- a CDS encoding cyclase family protein yields the protein MSETWEAGTARLIDLSHTIEHGMVTLKGYPAPIICDYLSREASRAVYAEGTEFHIGRIDMIANTGTYVDSPFHRYADGKDLSELPLESLANLDAVVVRATQRAGRAVDVEAFAGVEVAGKAVLVHTGHARHWGTDAYFEGHPFLTRAAAEHLRDSGAGFVGIDTLNIDDMDDGTRPVHSTLLRADIPICEHMRGLELVPDSGFRFFAVPVKVKAFGTFPVRAFALLDRPQVFSV from the coding sequence ATGAGCGAAACGTGGGAGGCGGGCACTGCGCGGCTGATCGATCTCAGCCACACCATCGAGCACGGGATGGTGACGCTGAAGGGGTATCCCGCGCCGATCATCTGCGACTACCTGAGCCGCGAGGCGTCGCGGGCGGTATACGCCGAGGGAACGGAGTTCCACATCGGCCGGATCGACATGATCGCGAACACCGGCACCTACGTGGACAGCCCGTTCCACCGCTACGCCGACGGGAAGGACCTGTCCGAGCTACCGCTGGAGTCGCTCGCCAACCTCGACGCCGTCGTCGTTCGCGCCACGCAGCGCGCCGGCCGCGCGGTGGATGTGGAGGCGTTCGCCGGAGTGGAGGTGGCGGGGAAGGCGGTGCTGGTGCACACCGGCCATGCGCGGCACTGGGGGACGGACGCGTACTTCGAGGGCCATCCCTTCCTCACCCGCGCGGCGGCCGAGCACCTGCGCGATTCCGGCGCCGGGTTCGTCGGCATCGACACGCTCAACATCGACGACATGGACGACGGGACGCGGCCGGTGCACAGCACGCTGCTGCGCGCCGACATCCCCATCTGCGAGCACATGCGCGGGCTGGAACTGGTGCCGGACTCCGGCTTCCGCTTCTTCGCCGTCCCCGTGAAGGTGAAGGCGTTCGGCACCTTCCCGGTGCGCGCCTTCGCCCTGCTGGACCGACCGCAGGTGTTCTCAGTGTAA